One Streptomyces sp. CNQ-509 DNA window includes the following coding sequences:
- a CDS encoding response regulator transcription factor: MTNIRVLIADDQVMVRQGFTVLLDAEPGIEVVGQAVDGADAVAKTAELRPDVVLMDIRMPGLGGIEATRRLTEPPSAAVRVLILTTFDLDEYVYEALRAGASGFLLKDASAAELAHAVRVVATGDALLAPAVTRRLITEFARLTRTPRTPLKDRVGGLTERETEVLSLIAQGLSNAEIAERLVVAEQTVKTHVGRILTKLSLRDRTQAAVFAYETGLIRPTGH, encoded by the coding sequence GTGACGAACATCCGCGTGCTGATCGCCGACGACCAGGTCATGGTGCGCCAGGGCTTCACCGTGCTGCTCGACGCCGAGCCCGGCATCGAGGTCGTCGGCCAGGCGGTGGACGGCGCCGACGCCGTCGCGAAGACCGCGGAACTGCGCCCGGACGTCGTCCTGATGGACATCCGGATGCCCGGCCTCGGCGGCATCGAGGCCACCCGCCGCCTCACCGAGCCGCCGTCCGCGGCCGTCCGGGTGCTGATCCTGACGACCTTCGACCTCGACGAGTACGTGTACGAGGCGCTGCGCGCGGGCGCGTCCGGCTTCCTCCTGAAGGACGCCTCGGCCGCGGAACTGGCCCACGCCGTACGGGTCGTCGCCACCGGCGACGCCCTGCTCGCCCCGGCGGTCACCCGCCGCCTCATCACCGAGTTCGCCCGCCTGACCCGTACCCCGCGCACCCCGCTCAAGGACCGCGTCGGCGGCCTGACGGAACGCGAGACGGAGGTCCTGAGCCTGATCGCGCAGGGCCTGTCGAACGCGGAGATCGCCGAGCGGCTGGTGGTGGCGGAGCAGACGGTGAAGACCCACGTGGGCCGCATCCTGACCAAACTGTCCCTGCGCGACCGCACCCAGGCGGCGGTCTTCGCCTACGAAACGGGCCTCATCCGCCCGACGGGCCACTAG
- a CDS encoding ImpB/MucB/SamB family protein, with the protein MTARRRHIAHLHLHASPSEEQYADIVELMGGVTPHVQEMPPNAVQLDLTSALRYFDLSAYDAVQLVKMRLKALYGIDSSAGLAGNRMLAAMAADASAPGETTTVPTGRAAEWLYPRPVAALPGVGRATAEKLGRYGLHTVGQIADLPAVTLQRLLGVNQARLLGDRARGYDPRPVTPAEPAASLSAELVLDADCLDPVRHHRAVLGLAERIGQRLRGEGQVAGRVTLVVRYADRSSTTRTRAIAEPTDHSPVLAATALGLLAALGLQRARVRAYALSADHLLPAAGAYRQLSLDPGDVRARRAEAAADRARRRFGPEAVRPATLAAEPPAAGWKERGRGS; encoded by the coding sequence ATGACCGCCCGCCGACGGCACATCGCGCACCTCCATCTGCACGCCTCGCCGAGCGAGGAGCAGTACGCGGACATCGTCGAGCTGATGGGCGGCGTCACGCCCCACGTCCAGGAGATGCCGCCGAACGCCGTCCAGCTCGATCTGACGTCCGCGCTCCGGTACTTCGACCTGTCGGCCTACGACGCGGTCCAGCTCGTGAAGATGAGGCTGAAGGCCCTCTACGGCATCGACAGCAGCGCCGGACTCGCGGGCAACCGCATGCTCGCGGCCATGGCGGCCGACGCGTCCGCGCCCGGGGAGACCACCACCGTGCCCACGGGGCGGGCGGCGGAGTGGCTGTACCCGCGCCCGGTCGCCGCCCTGCCCGGGGTCGGCCGCGCGACCGCGGAGAAGCTCGGCCGGTACGGCCTGCACACCGTCGGGCAGATCGCCGACCTGCCCGCGGTGACCCTGCAGCGGCTCCTCGGCGTCAACCAGGCCCGCCTGCTCGGCGACCGCGCCCGCGGCTACGACCCGCGCCCGGTCACCCCCGCGGAACCGGCGGCGTCCCTGTCGGCGGAGCTGGTGCTGGACGCCGACTGCCTCGATCCCGTACGGCACCACAGGGCCGTCCTGGGGCTCGCCGAGCGGATCGGCCAGCGGCTGCGCGGGGAGGGGCAGGTCGCCGGCCGGGTCACCCTCGTGGTGAGGTACGCCGACCGCAGCTCCACCACGCGGACCCGGGCCATCGCCGAACCCACCGACCACTCGCCCGTACTCGCCGCCACCGCCCTCGGCCTGCTGGCCGCCCTCGGGCTGCAGCGGGCCCGGGTACGGGCGTACGCGCTCAGCGCCGACCACCTGCTGCCGGCGGCCGGCGCGTACCGGCAGCTCTCGCTGGACCCCGGCGACGTCCGCGCCCGCCGCGCCGAGGCGGCCGCGGACCGGGCCCGCAGGCGCTTCGGCCCCGAGGCCGTCAGGCCCGCGACCCTGGCGGCGGAGCCGCCGGCGGCGGGGTGGAAGGAGCGGGGGCGGGGCAGTTGA
- a CDS encoding DNA polymerase III subunit alpha, which yields MVGFAHVHVASGYSARYGAAHPEHLVRRAAERGMGALALTDRDTVTGAVRFVRACAGAGVRPVLGVDLAVAGVAPPPPALRRRTPARGGGHVVEPPLRFVLLARDGAGWARLCRIVSAAHAGATGGSPPVVPWQALREHGGPGLVALLGPLSEPVRALAVGREDVAARLLAPWREVFGAGLRLEAVAHKRAGLGPGSLRLAARTLALGDRTGTTVVLSNAVRYADPGQHRLADVLDAARLLRPIDWRRLDSGQRWLKDERAMAAVARLVAECAGADVRRARRLMADTAATAAACTIDPGADLGLGRPHFPEPALFGAGPGADGAARLLRRRCEAGMARRGLDRDPEARTRLDEELKAISTLRYDSYFLAVGQVVADIRAKGIRVAARGSGAGSLVCHVLDIATANPLDHRLLFERFLSVRRTSLPDIDIDVESARRLECYDVIFDRFGKERVAVTAMPETYRARRALRDAGLALGIAPADVDRIAKSFPHLRAADITGALAELPELRQLAAEAHRYGPLWELAEGLDALVHGMAMHPCGVVISDATLLDRLPVQPTPQGDYPMAMAAKEEIEDLGNIKLDVLGVRMQSAMAHAVAEIAQATGDHIDLDDPGQVPLDDVFAFKLIQDSETLGLFQLESPGQQDLLSRLKPRDPQDVIADISLFRPGPVAGGMPERYVAARHGGAPEYAHPDLEPVLSDTYGVTIWHEQIIETFRVMTGCDRALGEIARRALGDEDRLPRIRDWFHRRARARGYTTAVRDEVWKTVAAFGAYGFCRAHAVAFAVPALQSAWLKAHYPAFLLAGLLEHDPGMWPKRVLVSDARRRGVPLLPVDVNRSKVKHTVEKTDTDRWGVRLALAAVHGISEDEGVRIEEGQPYASLSDFWQRARPSRPVAERLARIGALDGLGGPDDGRSTRRDLLLQIDELHRQSRARFAADGQLPLGTDAVGGTEPSGLPEMTGRETLSAELDTLGIDVSKHLMEHHHRLLREIGATDAAHLAGLRPGQQVLVAGVRASTQTPPIASGKRIIFVTLEDGSGLVDLAFFEDSHPACAHTVFHSGLLLVRGTVQVRGTRRTVVGTMAWDLDRIAAARRDDGPEAALALLGEDRPHPTPAQPGRALTDGTAGARLHPYADLQPAGSRSADLKKLGHRSPGSAG from the coding sequence ATGGTGGGCTTCGCCCACGTGCACGTCGCGTCCGGTTACTCCGCCCGCTACGGCGCCGCCCATCCCGAACACCTCGTCCGGCGCGCCGCCGAGCGCGGCATGGGAGCCCTCGCGCTGACCGACCGGGACACCGTCACGGGTGCCGTCCGGTTCGTACGGGCCTGCGCCGGGGCCGGGGTCAGGCCGGTGCTGGGGGTCGATCTGGCGGTGGCGGGCGTGGCACCGCCGCCGCCCGCGCTGCGGCGGCGTACCCCGGCGCGGGGCGGTGGCCATGTGGTCGAGCCGCCGCTGCGGTTCGTGCTGCTCGCGCGGGACGGGGCGGGGTGGGCGCGGCTGTGCCGCATCGTGTCCGCCGCCCACGCGGGTGCGACCGGCGGCAGCCCGCCGGTGGTGCCGTGGCAGGCGCTGCGCGAGCACGGCGGCCCCGGCCTGGTCGCCCTGCTCGGGCCGCTCTCCGAGCCGGTGCGGGCGCTGGCGGTGGGGCGGGAGGACGTCGCGGCGAGGCTGCTGGCGCCGTGGCGGGAGGTCTTCGGGGCCGGGCTCCGGCTGGAGGCCGTCGCCCACAAGCGCGCGGGTCTCGGGCCCGGGTCGCTGCGCCTCGCCGCCCGCACCCTGGCGCTGGGCGACCGTACGGGCACCACCGTCGTGCTCTCCAACGCCGTCCGCTACGCCGACCCCGGCCAGCACCGGCTCGCGGACGTCCTGGACGCCGCGCGGCTGCTGCGGCCGATCGACTGGCGCCGGCTGGACAGCGGGCAGCGCTGGCTCAAGGACGAGCGGGCGATGGCGGCGGTCGCGCGGCTGGTCGCCGAGTGCGCGGGAGCGGACGTACGGCGCGCACGCCGCCTGATGGCGGACACCGCCGCGACGGCCGCCGCGTGCACGATCGACCCCGGGGCGGACCTCGGGCTGGGGCGGCCGCACTTCCCGGAGCCGGCGCTCTTCGGCGCCGGGCCCGGGGCGGACGGCGCCGCGCGGCTGCTGCGCCGGCGGTGCGAGGCAGGCATGGCCCGGCGCGGCCTCGACCGCGACCCCGAGGCCCGTACCCGACTGGATGAGGAGCTGAAAGCGATCTCCACGCTCCGCTACGACTCGTACTTCCTCGCCGTCGGCCAGGTCGTGGCCGACATCCGGGCCAAGGGCATCCGGGTCGCGGCCCGCGGCTCCGGCGCCGGCTCGCTGGTCTGCCACGTCCTGGACATCGCCACGGCCAACCCCCTCGACCACCGGCTGCTGTTCGAGCGCTTCCTGAGCGTGCGGCGCACGTCGCTGCCCGACATCGACATCGACGTGGAGTCGGCCCGCCGGCTGGAGTGCTACGACGTGATCTTCGACCGGTTCGGCAAGGAAAGGGTGGCGGTCACCGCGATGCCCGAGACCTACCGGGCCCGCAGGGCGCTGCGGGACGCCGGCCTCGCCCTCGGCATCGCGCCCGCCGACGTCGACCGGATCGCCAAGAGCTTCCCGCACCTGCGGGCCGCCGACATCACCGGCGCCCTCGCCGAACTGCCCGAACTGCGGCAACTGGCCGCCGAGGCGCACCGGTACGGCCCGCTGTGGGAGCTCGCGGAAGGTCTCGACGCCCTCGTCCACGGCATGGCCATGCACCCCTGCGGCGTGGTCATCAGCGACGCCACCCTCCTGGACCGGCTGCCGGTGCAGCCCACCCCGCAGGGCGACTACCCCATGGCCATGGCCGCGAAGGAGGAGATCGAGGACCTCGGCAACATCAAACTCGACGTCCTGGGCGTACGCATGCAGTCCGCGATGGCCCACGCCGTCGCCGAGATCGCCCAGGCGACGGGCGACCACATCGACCTGGACGACCCCGGGCAGGTGCCGCTCGACGACGTCTTCGCGTTCAAGCTCATCCAGGACAGCGAGACCCTGGGCCTGTTCCAGCTCGAGTCCCCCGGCCAGCAGGACCTGCTCTCCCGGCTCAAGCCCCGCGACCCGCAGGACGTCATCGCGGACATCAGCCTCTTCCGCCCGGGCCCTGTCGCCGGCGGCATGCCCGAGCGCTACGTCGCCGCCCGCCACGGCGGCGCACCCGAGTACGCCCATCCGGACCTCGAACCGGTGCTCTCCGACACGTACGGCGTGACCATCTGGCACGAGCAGATCATCGAGACCTTCCGGGTGATGACCGGATGCGACCGGGCCCTGGGGGAGATCGCCCGGCGCGCGCTCGGGGACGAGGACCGGCTGCCCCGGATCAGGGACTGGTTCCACCGGCGGGCGCGGGCGCGCGGCTACACCACGGCCGTACGGGACGAGGTCTGGAAGACCGTCGCGGCCTTCGGCGCCTACGGCTTCTGCCGGGCCCACGCGGTCGCCTTCGCCGTCCCCGCGCTGCAGAGCGCCTGGCTCAAGGCGCACTATCCGGCGTTCCTGCTGGCCGGCCTCCTCGAACACGACCCCGGCATGTGGCCCAAGCGCGTCCTCGTCTCCGACGCCCGCCGGCGCGGTGTCCCCCTCCTGCCCGTCGACGTCAACCGTTCCAAGGTGAAGCACACCGTGGAGAAGACCGACACGGACCGGTGGGGGGTGCGGCTCGCGCTGGCCGCGGTGCACGGCATCAGCGAGGACGAGGGCGTACGGATCGAGGAGGGGCAGCCCTACGCGTCGCTGTCGGACTTCTGGCAGCGGGCCCGGCCCAGCAGGCCGGTCGCCGAGCGCCTGGCCCGGATCGGCGCCCTCGACGGCCTCGGCGGTCCCGATGACGGCCGCTCCACCCGCCGCGACCTCCTCCTCCAGATCGACGAGCTGCACCGGCAGTCCCGGGCCCGCTTCGCGGCCGACGGCCAACTGCCCCTCGGCACGGACGCGGTCGGCGGCACGGAGCCGAGCGGACTGCCGGAGATGACCGGCCGCGAGACCCTGAGCGCCGAACTCGACACCCTCGGCATCGACGTCTCCAAGCACCTGATGGAACACCACCACCGGCTGCTGCGCGAGATCGGCGCGACCGACGCGGCCCACCTCGCCGGCCTGCGCCCCGGGCAGCAGGTGCTCGTCGCCGGCGTGCGGGCCTCCACCCAGACCCCGCCGATCGCCAGCGGCAAGCGCATCATCTTCGTCACGCTGGAGGACGGCTCCGGCCTGGTCGACCTGGCGTTCTTCGAGGACTCCCACCCGGCCTGCGCGCACACCGTCTTCCACAGCGGCCTGCTGCTGGTCCGCGGCACGGTCCAGGTGCGCGGCACCCGCCGCACCGTCGTCGGCACCATGGCCTGGGACCTGGACCGGATCGCCGCCGCCCGCCGCGACGACGGACCCGAGGCCGCGCTCGCCCTCCTGGGTGAGGACCGGCCGCACCCGACGCCCGCCCAGCCGGGCCGCGCCCTGACCGACGGCACCGCGGGCGCCCGCCTGCACCCGTACGCCGACCTGCAGCCCGCCGGCAGCCGGTCGGCCGACCTGAAGAAGCTCGGCCACCGCAGCCCGGGGAGCGCGGGATGA
- a CDS encoding family 20 glycosylhydrolase translates to MSAPSEEQTVRRRTVLAAAGSAALVAASATPALSAPAPAAAPAAADGPAADAAWPDPARDVARDGTATASSVYDRDPARFAAAHVNDGDLSTRWGSNSPENGYPDPSREWVQIELAEPSPVHHVVIHWETARAAHYQIHVSDDGETWRTARDVPDAPGGREVLELGLTTAVRYVRMQGVAVATGWGYSIFAMEVWNGPRPGVGLPAGRVIPVPVAQTSQPDARPFVLDRRSRIVAADPKARAVAGLLAGYLRPATGYPLPVVTGPARDGDITLLLGRAHAPSRARLAVAEGYTLAAGERGVRIAAATPHGLLNGVQTLRQLLPPWIESDTAGPGPWTVEATEIRDHPRFAHRGLMIDPARNFLEVREVRELIDGLVQSKGNVLHWHLTDDQGWRVEIDSWPRLTEVGGGMSMPGGRTGFYTKDQIRDVVRYAAERHVQVIPEIEMPSHTTAARTAYPQLSGAGGYLADLETTYAFVDDVLREVAALFPSRYVHLGADESDMPHDQYVRFLRRVEGIARGHGKTMIGWSPSCGVGLDTETVHHYWQDQSREMSREWFDPRRPVLLSPTQQTYLDYPYPTYDTRRAYSWNPSDLTDGWTGAKVQRDYGLNNEDIIGIEAPIWGERMLRGLPDVQYQVFPRLPAILEKAWSPAEVTEDAEGVVARTGVQGARWLFAGRNFWADPGVRWEPAAVGADLRADRDGTVSGAVARLALPGVAPAGVTATVEWGDGTTGPATVTGDAPGDRQINGVYRIEAGHRYARRGTYRGTVHLTTPTGRTTARFTATHG, encoded by the coding sequence ATGTCCGCACCGTCCGAAGAGCAGACCGTCCGCCGCAGAACCGTCCTCGCCGCCGCCGGGTCCGCCGCCCTCGTCGCGGCCTCCGCCACCCCGGCCCTGTCCGCACCGGCACCCGCGGCCGCCCCGGCCGCCGCCGACGGACCTGCCGCCGACGCCGCCTGGCCCGACCCCGCGCGCGACGTCGCCAGGGACGGCACCGCGACCGCGTCCAGCGTCTACGACCGCGACCCGGCGAGGTTCGCCGCCGCGCACGTCAACGACGGCGACCTGAGCACCCGGTGGGGCTCCAACTCGCCCGAGAACGGCTATCCCGACCCCAGCCGCGAATGGGTGCAGATCGAACTCGCCGAGCCGAGCCCGGTGCACCACGTGGTGATCCACTGGGAGACCGCGCGCGCCGCGCACTACCAGATCCACGTCTCCGACGACGGCGAGACCTGGCGTACCGCCCGCGACGTCCCCGACGCCCCGGGCGGCCGGGAAGTCCTCGAACTCGGCCTCACCACCGCCGTCCGCTACGTGCGCATGCAGGGCGTCGCCGTGGCCACCGGCTGGGGCTACTCGATCTTCGCCATGGAGGTCTGGAACGGCCCGCGCCCGGGCGTCGGCCTCCCCGCGGGCCGGGTGATCCCGGTCCCGGTCGCGCAGACCTCGCAGCCGGACGCCCGCCCCTTCGTGCTGGACCGCCGCAGCCGGATCGTCGCCGCCGACCCGAAGGCCCGGGCCGTGGCCGGGCTCCTCGCCGGCTACCTGCGCCCGGCGACCGGCTACCCGCTGCCCGTGGTCACCGGCCCGGCCCGGGACGGCGACATCACGCTGCTGCTCGGCCGTGCCCACGCCCCGTCCCGGGCGCGGCTGGCCGTCGCCGAGGGCTACACCCTGGCCGCCGGCGAGCGCGGAGTGCGGATCGCGGCGGCGACCCCGCACGGACTGCTCAACGGCGTGCAGACGCTCCGGCAACTGCTGCCCCCGTGGATCGAGAGCGACACGGCAGGGCCCGGCCCGTGGACCGTCGAGGCGACCGAGATCCGCGACCACCCCCGGTTCGCGCACCGCGGCCTGATGATCGATCCGGCCCGCAACTTCCTGGAGGTCCGCGAGGTCAGGGAACTCATCGACGGACTCGTCCAGTCCAAGGGGAACGTGCTGCACTGGCACCTCACCGACGACCAGGGCTGGCGGGTCGAGATCGACTCCTGGCCCCGGCTCACCGAGGTCGGCGGCGGGATGTCCATGCCCGGCGGGCGGACCGGCTTCTACACCAAGGACCAGATCCGGGACGTCGTACGGTACGCCGCGGAGCGGCACGTGCAGGTCATCCCCGAGATCGAGATGCCCTCGCACACGACGGCGGCCAGGACCGCGTACCCGCAGCTGAGCGGCGCCGGCGGCTACCTGGCGGATCTGGAGACCACCTACGCGTTCGTCGACGACGTGCTCCGCGAGGTCGCCGCGCTCTTCCCCTCCCGGTACGTCCACCTGGGCGCCGACGAGTCGGACATGCCGCACGACCAGTACGTACGGTTCCTGCGCCGGGTCGAGGGCATCGCCCGCGGCCACGGGAAGACCATGATCGGCTGGTCGCCGAGCTGCGGGGTCGGCCTGGACACCGAGACGGTCCACCACTACTGGCAGGACCAGAGCCGGGAGATGTCACGGGAGTGGTTCGACCCGCGCCGCCCGGTGCTGCTCTCCCCGACCCAGCAGACGTACCTGGACTACCCCTACCCGACGTACGACACCCGGCGCGCGTACTCGTGGAACCCGTCCGACCTCACCGACGGCTGGACGGGCGCCAAGGTGCAGCGCGACTACGGGCTCAACAACGAGGACATCATCGGCATCGAGGCGCCGATCTGGGGCGAGCGGATGCTGCGCGGCCTGCCCGACGTGCAGTACCAGGTGTTCCCGAGGCTCCCGGCGATCCTGGAGAAGGCGTGGTCCCCCGCCGAGGTCACCGAGGACGCCGAGGGCGTGGTGGCCAGGACCGGAGTGCAGGGCGCGCGCTGGCTCTTCGCCGGCCGGAACTTCTGGGCGGACCCGGGGGTGCGCTGGGAGCCCGCGGCCGTCGGCGCCGATCTGCGCGCCGACCGGGACGGCACCGTGAGCGGCGCGGTGGCGCGGCTGGCGCTGCCGGGGGTGGCGCCGGCCGGGGTCACGGCGACGGTCGAGTGGGGCGACGGCACCACGGGCCCGGCCACGGTCACGGGCGACGCCCCGGGCGACCGCCAGATCAACGGCGTCTACCGTATCGAGGCCGGCCACCGCTATGCCCGCCGCGGCACCTACCGGGGCACCGTCCACCTCACCACCCCGACCGGCAGGACGACCGCCCGCTTCACCGCCACCCACGGCTGA
- a CDS encoding sensor histidine kinase translates to MAERVAGWLRTALRVLRADLWTTAVSPPPRTEPAAAAERSRLREWLPALVVPVVLGLAALQIAATNQYAFGYGMGMRIAALLTALQTAAFLIALVRPVLAWWIMTVAMVVVARYAIVSSGSDAGAMFPWTGTGLVLQATVLFAVALRCRPRIAVETLVISVLVGLGYGFLGDTEGVPFAVLVLTLPVGAGVALRGRRVARTELAAQEELTAEERARRVLLQERTRIARELHDVVAHHMSVISIQAQVAPHLVRDPPAELKENLAGIRASAVEALTELRRVLGVLRADDPSPGAAALRPHDVRHAPQPTLDRLGELAAAVRRAGVDAGIRTTGEPYPLPPGIELSAYRIVQEALSNVARHAPGARALVEIGYHPAGLTVRVTNTAPERAAPPWAGAGHGLLGMRERAAMLGGELATGTTPDGGYEVTAILPAAAPVPAAPASPAIPDGEDTP, encoded by the coding sequence ATGGCAGAGCGAGTCGCGGGGTGGCTTCGTACGGCCCTGCGGGTCCTGCGCGCGGACCTGTGGACGACGGCCGTCAGCCCGCCGCCGCGTACGGAACCGGCTGCCGCGGCCGAGCGCTCCCGGCTCCGCGAGTGGCTGCCGGCGCTGGTCGTGCCGGTCGTGCTGGGGCTGGCGGCGCTGCAGATCGCCGCCACCAACCAGTACGCCTTCGGCTACGGCATGGGCATGCGCATCGCCGCCCTGCTCACCGCGCTGCAGACGGCGGCGTTCCTGATCGCGCTGGTCCGGCCGGTGCTCGCGTGGTGGATCATGACGGTGGCCATGGTGGTGGTCGCGCGGTACGCGATCGTCTCCTCCGGCTCGGATGCGGGCGCGATGTTCCCGTGGACCGGCACCGGGCTCGTGCTCCAGGCCACGGTGCTCTTCGCGGTGGCGCTGCGGTGCCGGCCGCGGATCGCCGTCGAGACGCTGGTGATCAGCGTGCTGGTGGGCCTCGGCTACGGCTTCCTCGGCGACACCGAGGGCGTGCCGTTCGCCGTCCTGGTCCTCACCCTCCCCGTCGGTGCCGGCGTCGCGCTGCGCGGGCGCCGGGTGGCCCGTACCGAACTGGCGGCGCAGGAGGAGCTGACCGCGGAGGAACGGGCCCGGCGCGTGCTGCTCCAGGAGCGCACCAGGATCGCGCGCGAACTGCACGACGTCGTCGCGCACCACATGTCGGTGATCTCCATCCAGGCGCAGGTCGCGCCGCATCTCGTGCGGGACCCGCCGGCGGAGCTGAAGGAGAACCTGGCGGGGATCCGCGCGAGCGCCGTCGAGGCGCTGACCGAACTGCGCCGGGTGCTGGGCGTGCTCCGCGCCGACGACCCGTCGCCGGGCGCGGCCGCCCTGCGCCCCCACGACGTACGCCACGCCCCGCAGCCCACCCTCGACCGCCTCGGCGAACTCGCCGCCGCCGTACGCCGCGCGGGGGTGGACGCCGGCATCCGGACCACCGGCGAGCCGTACCCGCTGCCGCCGGGCATCGAGCTGTCCGCGTACCGCATCGTGCAGGAAGCGCTCAGCAACGTGGCCCGGCACGCGCCCGGGGCACGCGCCCTGGTCGAGATCGGCTACCACCCGGCGGGGCTCACGGTCCGCGTCACCAACACCGCGCCCGAGCGCGCCGCGCCGCCCTGGGCCGGGGCGGGGCACGGGCTGCTCGGGATGCGGGAGCGCGCCGCGATGCTGGGCGGCGAACTGGCCACCGGCACCACCCCCGACGGCGGCTACGAGGTCACCGCGATACTGCCCGCGGCGGCGCCCGTACCCGCCGCCCCCGCCAGCCCCGCCATCCCGGACGGTGAGGACACCCCGTGA
- a CDS encoding AMP-binding protein, producing MRETEESRESGAARPVAGAETSWELFPALRTAPERVALRFGGTVLTYGELAAAADGVARRLGGARRVAVWATPEPATAVAVTAALVAGIAVVPLNPRTGVRELAHIVTDSEPELVLAAPGAELPEALAGVARVDVAPGTPGSEPGSATPRPAPAPPGPGTPGLVVYTSGTTGPPKGVVLPQRALAATLDDLAEVWGWTERDTVVHALPLFHVHGLVLGVLGPLRRGGAVHHVGRFAPETVAAALAAGGTMLFGVPTMYHRLADALDAEPAAAPGAPSGTSLAAALAGARLLVSGSAALPVADHRRLTAATGRRVVERYGMTETLMNTSVSPGDPDATGSVGVPLPSVAARLVDDAGAELTAYDGETVGEIEVRGPSLFTGYLNRPEATAAAFRDGWFRTGDMAVRDAAGRFRIVGRRATDLIKSGGYKIGAGEIENALLEHPAVAEAAVTAEPDPDLGERIVAWVVPDGAAPPAAELSSYVADHLAPHKRPRKIHFLDALPRNDMGKVLKRALGG from the coding sequence GGAAGAGTCGCGGGAGTCCGGGGCGGCCCGGCCGGTGGCCGGGGCAGAGACGTCCTGGGAGCTGTTCCCGGCGCTGCGTACCGCGCCGGAGCGGGTCGCGCTGCGCTTCGGCGGCACCGTCCTGACGTACGGCGAGCTGGCCGCGGCGGCGGACGGCGTCGCCCGGCGGCTCGGCGGTGCCCGGCGGGTGGCGGTCTGGGCGACGCCGGAGCCCGCGACGGCGGTGGCGGTGACGGCGGCGCTGGTGGCGGGCATCGCGGTGGTGCCGCTCAACCCCCGTACCGGGGTGCGGGAACTGGCGCACATCGTGACCGACAGCGAACCGGAGCTGGTGCTCGCGGCGCCCGGGGCGGAGCTGCCCGAGGCGCTGGCGGGGGTGGCGCGGGTGGACGTGGCCCCCGGGACCCCCGGTTCCGAACCCGGGTCCGCGACCCCCCGGCCCGCGCCCGCGCCGCCCGGCCCCGGCACCCCCGGGCTCGTCGTCTACACCTCCGGCACGACCGGGCCGCCCAAGGGCGTCGTCCTGCCGCAGCGGGCGCTGGCCGCGACCCTCGACGACCTCGCGGAGGTCTGGGGCTGGACCGAACGGGACACGGTCGTGCACGCGCTGCCGCTGTTCCACGTGCACGGGCTGGTCCTCGGCGTGCTGGGCCCGCTGCGCCGCGGCGGCGCCGTGCACCACGTGGGGCGGTTCGCCCCGGAGACGGTCGCGGCGGCGCTGGCCGCGGGCGGCACGATGCTGTTCGGGGTGCCGACGATGTACCACCGGCTGGCCGACGCCCTCGACGCCGAACCGGCGGCCGCCCCCGGGGCACCGTCCGGTACGTCCCTGGCCGCCGCCCTCGCGGGTGCCCGGCTGCTGGTCTCCGGCTCCGCCGCGCTGCCGGTCGCCGACCACCGCCGGCTGACCGCCGCGACCGGCCGCCGGGTCGTGGAGCGCTACGGCATGACGGAGACGCTGATGAACACCAGCGTCAGCCCCGGCGACCCGGACGCCACCGGCAGCGTCGGCGTGCCCCTGCCGTCCGTCGCCGCCCGGCTCGTCGACGACGCGGGGGCCGAACTCACCGCGTACGACGGGGAGACGGTCGGCGAGATCGAGGTCCGCGGCCCGAGCCTCTTCACCGGCTACCTCAACCGCCCCGAGGCGACGGCGGCGGCGTTCCGCGACGGCTGGTTCCGCACCGGCGACATGGCCGTACGGGACGCGGCCGGCCGCTTCCGCATCGTCGGCCGCCGCGCCACCGACCTCATCAAGTCCGGCGGCTACAAGATCGGCGCCGGGGAGATCGAGAACGCGCTGCTCGAGCACCCGGCCGTCGCCGAGGCGGCGGTCACCGCCGAGCCCGACCCGGACCTGGGCGAGCGCATCGTCGCCTGGGTGGTCCCGGACGGTGCGGCGCCGCCCGCCGCGGAGCTGTCGTCGTACGTGGCCGACCACCTGGCCCCGCACAAGCGCCCCCGCAAGATCCACTTCCTCGACGCCCTCCCCCGCAACGACATGGGCAAGGTCCTCAAGCGCGCCCTGGGCGGCTGA